The Candidatus Hepatincola sp. Av genome contains the following window.
AATCATAGATCCTAAGATACCAATAAAATTAGCCTTATATATAGCAAATGCTAAATAAAATAATCTATTAAAATCATATTGCAATGCCCATAATGGGGAAGGTGATAATGTTAACAGATAAGACATAATAATTAGTATAATTATAAATACCATTTCTATAACAAAGAATTTCAAAGCATTAAGTTTTGTTGAATAAGCTCTAACTAAATCTGTTAAAGGAAAAACAAACATATAAGTAAACGTAGAACTCATTAGGGGAATATTAGTACAAGGTAAAATAATTATTTTGGCTGCAATTAAATGTGAACATACAGAAAATAACAATAATAAAATAATTAAATAAAAATCCACAGTCCTTATTTTATATTTAAGCTTGTAATTCATCATTAATACTCTCTAGAAAATGGTTCATCTCTGCAATTTTTCCATAAGTGTGTAAATAAATATATACTCCTTGTATTCTATAAAGTAGAATTTGATCTTGCTGGTTAAATTCTAAATTTTGTAGAGATAAGTTACTTAAGTCAAATTTTTGCACTTTGGTAAATTTACATTTGAATTTGTAATATACTTTTACTCTATTATGCTCAAGTTTTAATGAAGTTAGAGTTACAAAAAGTTTATGTGAACATTTAAATTCATCAATTTTATATAGTATTTTGTTTTGTATATTTGTTAACACTTTCAAATCTCCTTTAATAGTTACAATTTAATTAACCAAAATTTCTTTAACCTCTACTATTGGGAAACAAAATGGTGTAGAAGTTAGTTTTTCTACAATTATAATTTTATTCTTTTGCACATCTAACTCTAAATACTTCTTAGATTTAATTGTTTGATTACGTGAACAGTAATAATAAATATTCGAATCACTACTATTAAACACAAAGTCATTTTCTTTTAACTTTATATTATGTGTAACAGATTTCTCAGTAATTGTAGATACATTATTACTTACTAAATAACTCATTAATAAATAAATATCATGAAAAACAAATATTTCATTTATACTAATGAAACTTTTATCATCTACACCCTCTGCTAACCAATCATGACTAACATTTAAAGCTAAAGCTAGTTTTAAAGACAGTTTAGATTTATTTAAATTGTTGTTAAGTATATAAGTAATAGCTTGGCGAGTCACTCCAGACATTTTTTCTAATTCTGTAGGACTAATATTTTTTTGCCTCATAACACTTTTTAGGCGTTCAGAAAAAGTTTGTTTAAGCATTAAACTCCTTTAATTAAAATTTTTAAAAATATTATTTGACATTATTTTTCCTTAAGGTAAACTGTTTGCATAAAAGCAAAAAAACAGGCAGATAGAAAATATGTTAATTGTTTGTTAGAATCTTACTAATTTAATTCTGTTTTGTCTATATATAATTTTTATATTTTGCTGTAACATATAAAGCAATCCAAAGGTTAATATTCAATGAAAGACCTTAAAAGAACTTTTCCATCTTGGCATTATGCAATGCTTTCAGACAAAAAAAGAAATGAACAGATTAAATACTCAATAAAATCAATAAACTTAATAGGTAAAAGTGTATTTGAAATTGGTTCTGGTGCAGGGTTAGTTGCTTTATTATTTGCAAAATATGGAGCGAAAAAAGTTTTAACCTGTGAAGAAAATCAACAACTATTTGAGATAACTAAATTATTAATTAAAGAAAATGGATACGAACATATAATAACAGTTATCAATAAAAACTCAAAAGATGTTATTGAACAAGGATTATTGGATTTTCAACCAGATATAATTTTTACAGAAACTTTAGATTGTGGGGTTATTGGAGAAGGCTATTATTCAATATCTCAGGATATATCAAAAATAAAAACAGAAAACACTATTATTTTACCACATATAATTAATCAATTTGGATTTTTAGTTAGCAGTGAAAGTATGCAATCTTTAAACTATATTGCACACAATACACTTTCTTTTGATTTATCCTTAATAAACCAATATAGCACCAAAAATTATTTCCCTATTCGTTTAAAAAATTATGATTATAAAAAACTATCACATGACATAAGTATTAAAAATTATAAATATATTCCTGAGCAAAGTGATATAAAATCTATTAAATTTAGAGCCTTACAAGATAGTTTTTGCCATGGTCTAGTTTCTTATTTTGAGGCTTATTTTGGTAATTATACTGTTACTAACCATATCTCTGAAGGCAACCATTGGCATCAAGCTTTCCACCCATTAAAAGTTCCAGTATTTCTAACAAAAGACCAAAAGTATGAATTAAAAATTAATAAAAATTTAGAAATAAAAATAATATAAAGGAGGTTTATTATTATGTCATCTCAAAACAACATATTTAAAAATAACAATATTTATAAAGAGGCTGTATTAAATTTTGTTGACAGTACTTTATTTAATGATACTCATGATAGATATGAAGAAAAATTATTTTGTAGAAAAATTAAACCTCAATTATTAGAAAAACTTGATTTTAGCTCTCCTTTAAAAATAAATGGTATCTCTTCCTTTAGTGCTCTTTATGCGAATAGAGTTTTATTTGCTATGAATGACACAGATTTTTTATATTTACCTGAAGATAATGAAACATTAAATTTTGATGATTTTACAGAGTTTTACAATCCAGCAAGAGTTGGAAGTGCATATATCGCAATGCCTTATTTAGAGAATTATTTGTTTTCATTTCTAAAAGATGAAATTATTATATCAGATAACTGGGATTTGAAATTAGTTGAAAAATATTTTTCTGATTATGCTAATGATATTAAAAATATAAAAACAAGTGAAACAGCCGAAGCAATTAGAACTTCAAAAAATCCTAAAAACTCAGCAAAAGAATTATTAATTCAATTAGCTCCTGATTTTTTAATTGAATCTAGCCCTATGGCTAGATATACTCCTGGATCCTATGGTAATATCTCATCTGCTCTTTTTAAAGTTATAATAGATGAGCTTGGATACGGAGATTTTAGTAAAAAACATTCTACTTTATTTAAAGATACTCTTCAATCTGTTGGTTTATCAAGAACTCCACATAAGTATTGGCAATACTACTTAAATGGTAGTTTATTATTAGCTAATTATTACAATATGATTACTCGTGTAAAAAGAAATATTTTTAAATATATAGGAGCCATTTATCTAGCAGAAACTACTTTTATTACTAGTTGTAAAATTTGGATGGATGTTTTAAAAGAAGCCTTGCCAGGAATTGATACACTTTATTTTAGTGAGCATTGTCATATAGATCATCACCATAGTAAAACAGTACTTAATGAGATTGTATTACCTACTATTGTAAAATATGGAAATCAAGCAGCTAATGAAATAGTTAGAGGTTTTGAAGAAGCTAAGCTTATAGGAGAAATTGCAGACAAAGATTTTATAGAACAAATAGCATGGAAAGATAATGCAGATAAAAATATTAAACTATTTAAAAATATATTTGAAAAAGTAAAAAAAGAAGCATTAAAAGGGAATGTAAAAACTCAAAAGTTTTTAGAACCTAAAGGTGAGTTATCGATAACCCACTCACATGACCAAGATGAACTATGCTATATTAGATCTGGACAAATGGAATTTTTAAATGGTTTTGAAAAATCTACTATACTAAAGTCTTCTGAAGGAATTATTATTAATAAGAATAGATTACATGGTGCTATAATCCAATCTAGTAATTGTGAATATGAGATTTACACTATTGAGAATATTAACAAATGGCTATAAAAATTTTTAAAGACACTGACAAAAATATATTAGTTTTTCTACCATTAAGGGGTTTAAATAGAGTATTTATTGACATAAAAACGCAAACTCACCCGTTAGTTATTAATGATCGATGTAAACATAGAGGTGGTCCCCTACATTTATGTAAAAAAGATAATAAAGGTATTAAAAGATGCATATGGCATAATTTACCATTAGTTTCTTTTCAAAAAAGTAATGATGTAGGAATTATTAAAATTACAAGTAAAAAAGAAATTAAACTGGTAATAAATGGCAATGATAGTATATGGCCAGTAAAATTTATTAATTAGAATTAATCTGCTGAAAAGTAACTAGCATTAATATGGGTATTGTAAAAATAATTATCTAAATTAGATAAAGTTAAAAAAATTAAATAAGATAGATGTATGGACAAAATAGAAAAAAGTAATTTTTATAAGCTTTGGGCTGGACAAAGTATAGGTTTAATTGGAATACAAATTACAACTGTTTCCCTACCTATTTTTGCTATTGAAGTTTTACATGCTTCAAACTCTATGGCAAGTTTACTTAGATTTGCTATTTTATTTCCACAATTACTATTAGCTTTAATTGCTGGAGTAATAGTAGATATATTTAACCGTAAAAATATGATGCTAGCTTGTGATATGTGTCAGGGTATTATTTATTTTATTATCTTTATACTTAGTTATACCAATTTAATATCATTTAGCGTTTTAGTATTTTGTATATTTATTAGTGGTATCTTTAGTACTTTTTTCCAAGTTGCTTATAGTTCCTTTATTCCTGATATAATAACAAAACAAAATGATATAAAAGCTGCAAATTCAAAGCTTTATATATCCGAATCTATGGCATTAATATTAGGACCTATGATTAGTGGATTGGTTATTTCTTATATCGGTTTTTCTTCATTTTTTATTGTTAATGCTTTTACTTATTTCGTATCTTTTGCTTTTGTGGTTTTTATAAGGAATTATATCTCTCATAAGGCTAGACATAAAGAAGAATTAAAAAACATTAATTTAAAAAAAATATATACTGATATTTTGGAAGGGTTAATTTTTGTACGAAAAAATCCATATATTGAACCAATTGTTTCTTGTGGTTTTATTTATTGTTTTTCTAAAAGCATTTTTAGTATCGTTTTAATATTATACTTATACCAAAAAATGGTTTTATCTCCTGTATTAATAGGAGTTATTATAGGTGCTCCTTCTATAGGTTTAGTTTTAGGAAGCATAATCGCAACTTCTTTATCAAAGTACTTTAATGATGCCTTTACATTAGTATTAGGAGCTACTATGACAGGTATAGGGATTTTTTTAATATCAATAATGGGATATTTTGAGTTAGTTTATTTAATGATAGTATTTGGAATCTTTCATGGTATTGGTGAAGGAATATTTGCTCCATTATCTTTTGCAATTAGACAAATACATTCTCCAGCTAATATGATAGGTAGAATTACTGCAGTTCAACGTACATTTGTTTATGGAGCATTCCCTTTAGGGAGTTTAGCGGCTTCTATATTACTACTATATGTTGATTTATCAACTACTCTTATTATAGGAGGAGTTGGGGCTTTATTATGTGTTATTCCCCTTACTAGAAGAGCAATCCTGCAAGATGTTAAATCTTTATTACACAAACCTTAAGCTAATAATTTATATATTTAACATAGGAGTTAAAGAATGAATAAAAAAATAGCCATTATTGTAGACCCTTTTTCTTCTGGAGCTTTATATGCCAACTTGTTTAAAAAACAAGAAATAAAATGTGTAGCTTTGTTATCAAACTTTCCAAATCAAGATGCATTCAGATCGTCTATAATAGAAAAAGATTTTGATGAAATATTAAAAGAAGAAGATTTTAATTTTTACTCTTTAGTAAAGTATATTAAAAGTTTAAATCCTATAACTATTTTACCAGGTTGTGAGTTAGGTGTTTTCTTATCAGAAAAATTAATTAATAAAATTATTCCAGAGTTTAAAAACACAACGAATCTAATTAATGCAAGGGTTAACAAGTGGGATATGTATAATGCAATCTCTAATAATAATTTAGCTAATATTAAACAAATTGCCACAAATAATATTAACGAAGCTTTATTATGGATAGGAAGAACAAATTTAATAAATAAAGACCTAGTGTTAAAGCCAACACAATCCTTAAGAACAAATGGAGTCACAAAAGTTACTAAAATACAAGATTTTCAAAATGCTTTTTACCAATTAATATCGGATAGAAACATCGCTGGATTTAAAAACAAACAAGTTTTAATACAAGAGTATACTAAAGGACCAGAGTATATTATAGATAGTTTTAGTTATGAAGGTATACATTCCATAGCTAACATATGTAAATACAAAAAAATTGATAATGGTAATTTTATGGCTGTTTATGATAATATGATATGGGTTAATCATACAGATTCAGTAGTAAATGAGCTAATTCTCTACGCTAAGAGTGTACTAAATACATTAGGGGTTAAGTTTGGAGCTTCACATATGGAGATTATATTAAGTAATGAAGGTCCAAAATTAGTAGAAGTTGGCATGAGACCACATGGAGGAGGACATGCAAACTTTTCTAGGGTGGCAACAGGAGACAGTCAAATAGACAGAGCGGTTAATTATTTTAGTTCATATGGTAAAAACACACCGGATAATTTTTACAAATTACAAATAAATTTTATGATAGTTTTCCTTATTGCTAAAAAAATAGCTACCATCAAAAACTTATTTATTTTAGACGAAATAAAAAAATTAGATAGTTTCTTTTCTTCATATATACAACTTAAAGAAGGAGAGATAGTTTACCCAACTAAAGATTTAAGCAATAGCTTAGATCTAGGATTTATTGCTCTTTGCCACAAAAACTCTAAGCAAATTGAGCAAGATTATAAAAAAATACGTTTACTTGAAAAACAAATTTTTATTTAATATAATTTTTCTAGAGACTATGTACAAGGCTTACCAAAAAGATTATTGTCCCATAGAACTAATTAGTAACAAAGTATACTCTAAGGAAATTATTAATATAGAAATTATAAACTATAAAAAAAACAACATTTATTAGCTAAAGCTGTAATATAAAATAATAAATAATAAAGAATAAAGAATAAAGAATAATCATAATTATATCAGACGCAAAATTATAGTTGGTTATTTTAATCCAATAACTTGGATACATCTTATATAAAAATATATAATCTGTTATATATACATATATTAACATAGCAATTATACTACTTATAATACTTGAAAATATAAAGAGAATATTTATTAATTAGGAGTATGTTATGACTTTTAACAATCCACATTATATAGGCGTAAACACTACGAAAATACTTTGTAAACCTAACTGTAAAGATTTAACTAAAGTTGCGGAATCCCATAAAATAGTATTTGCTACTTTAGCAGAAGCACATACTAAGAATTTCATCAAATGTAGTAAATGCTTTCACAAGTCCTCAAAAATACTAAGGGATAACTTATTAAGGGCAGAGTTTAAAAGTATTATGGATACTCCCATTGGTCAGTTAACATTCTTGTTTCATCATAACAATTTAAGCCAAATTTTATTTGATAATGATAAAGATTTACTAGCAAAAACTAAACATATCCCACTTAATAATAACTATCCCTCTTTTCAAATTGTAGAAAATATTTTTACTAAATATTTTAAAAAAGAAAAGGTAGACTTTACTAACATTCCCATAAAAATAACTGGCACCAGTTTTCAACAACAAGTTTTTCAAGGGCTTTCTCATATAAAATATGGGGAGGCTATTAGCTATAAAAGTTTTAGTGAGAAATATTTTAAACTTTCACAACTAAGGGCTGTATCTTCCCAAATAGGTAAGAATCCATTACCTATTATCTTTCCTTGCCATAGAGTTATTGGCTCTAATAATTCACTAACAGGGTTTTTCGGTGGTCTTGATAAAAAACAAAAGCTATTAGCACTAGAGGGTAACATCAACACTTGGAAGTAATAAGGGGAAGGTTTAGATAAGACTTATTTTGTTAAATCAAATAATTCATATTTATTAGATAGTGAATTAATATGTATTCCCTAAAGGGAACCAGCTATGGCAACACATACAAAAATTTCAATCAATGTAATATATGTAATATTTTTGCAATGTAACATTGTTGTTTTATAATAAGATATGGAGTGAAATAATTCCTAAAAGAACCAATCATAAGTTTGTATATAAGAAATTAGTACTATTATAACAGGACTTAACCTATGCTCATCAATCGTAACTATACTCTATTATTTATAGCCCAATTTATTACAGTTTTAGGTAACTGGTTATTACTTGTGGCGGTTCCCATTTATATTTTTCAAACTACAGGTTCATCTTTCATGATGTCTGTTGCTTATGCCATTGAGATTTTAGCCACTGTCTTTATCATGCCATTTGGTGGTGTTTTTTCCGACCTAATCAACCGCCACAAAATACTCTATGGTGGTGACTTCATTAGCTGTTTGATTGCTCTTATACTTGTAATTTGCTTATGGTTTAAGCCAACTTCTATCCTTTTATTGCTACCACTATTATTTATCCTTGCTGCCATAGGATCTGTACAACATCCAGCTTTTCAAGGCAAGGTACCTGAAATTGTAAATAAAAACCAACTAGGTAATGCCAATTCTTACTTTGCTTTTATTAATCAATTTATGAGTATGCTAGGTCCTTTAATTGGAGTTACCATTATTAGTTTTTTAGGAGTTATTAATGCCATTATTGTTGATGCTTTTAGCTATTTAGTTTCTGCAATTATTTTACTTTTTATACAGTATGAATATATTAAACAAGCTACCGTTATTAATCTTGCTAAAATATTTAGTGATTTAAAAAAGGGCTGGCAATATACTTTCGCCCACCCTCTTATGGGTTCTGCTACCATTATGTTTACCGTTTACTGTATTTCTTTAGGCTTAATTCAAGGAAGTATTTATTTTTTTCTGTTGCATGTTTTATCTTTTTCCAATAGTCAATTAGGGATTGTTCTAGCGGTTAGAGGTTTAGGAGCAGTGATTGGAGCTTTATTAACTCCTAAAGTAAATAAATACTTTGCGAAAGGACGCTTTATGTTGTGGTGTATTATCTTAAGTGCTATAGGAGTTAGCTTGCATATGGCAACTAAAAACCTAATTGCCATATCTTTATTAGGAGGTTTTTGTATGTTCTGTGAAGGTATGATTGCCGTTACCATGTTTACCTTAAGGCACCACACTGTTCCCCAAAATATGCTAGGTAAAGTTGTGGGTATTAGCCGTCCTATGAGCTGGGCAACCATTCCCCTTGGAGCTGTAATTGGTGGCTATTACATTGGCATCAATTATTATATTGTCTTTATTATTGCGGTGATATCACAATTAGCAGCTTTTGCCGTTGGTTTCTTCTCACCTCTTAATCAAAGTGATAAGGAGATATATAAAAGCTAAGAATGTTGCTCTAACAAAAACCAAATGTAATTAGAAAAGTAAGATGAATAAGGCTGTACTTTATTTTTAATATTATCAACATTTAAGTTATGTTTTTGCAACCATTTATTTATAGAATAATCATTTTCTATAAAAATGTTATTATCTACAGTATTACGCAAAGCCACACTAGCACAAGTCCACTTACCAATACCTTTAATAGGTAATAATAACTCTTGAATTTCCTCATAAGTAAAAATTTTATCTTCTAAGGTTGGAGTTTCTAAAAATATATTAGTAACCTCTACTATAGCCCTTTGTTTTTGTTTGCTAAAACAAGTAATAGATTTTAACTTACTTATATCAAGTAGCTGTGGGCTTAACACAAAATAGTGTTTAAAATTATTTATATCTTTTTTAGTTTGCAATAACAAATTAAAGAAGTTATTAAGCATAGTATTGGCAGCTTTAGTAGTTACAAGCTGGGACATAATTGCTCTAATAATTGCCTCATAAATACCCCAAGATTTTTGTATAGGTATACATAAATCATTATTATAAATTTCTTTAAAGCCTTCTATAAACTGAAAATGATTATTAATAGTTTTGTAATTAACCTCAAAACCTAACATAACGGTAATTTTTTGAAGTAACCATTTTTCTTCTTCTTGGTTTAGCTTAATTCCATGTAGTTCAACTATACAATTATTATCCTTAAAACTAATTTTACAAAAAACATCTTTATTAAACCACGACCTACGGTAATAGGAACTACCTATGACTTGTTCTATATTAGTAATAGCTCTTTTTTCATTACAGGATAGCCAATAATTAAATTGGTAGCTCTTCGGTAAAGGTAGTTCTATTGAATAAAACATTGTGGAATTCATATTTTATAACACTTGTATTTTATAACGCTTAAACCTTAATTTTTTCAAATTCTTCTATGGCTCTTAGAATTACATTATCCATATTATAATATTTATATTCAGCTAATCTTCCTATAAATAAAGTATCTTTTAATTTACTAACTTCTTCTTGGTACTTGGCTACAATGTTAAAATTTTCAGAGGTTGGAATAGGGTAATATGGCTCCCCTTCACTTTTTGAAAACTCAAATGATACCGTAGTTTTAGCATGCTTTTGGTTAGTTAAATATTTGTATTCTGTAATTCTAGTAAAATCATAATCATTGGGGTAATTAACTACAGGAGCATTTTGATATTTTTCCTGATTATAAGTTTTAAATTGGAAATCTAATGAACGATAAGGTAATTTACCATGTTTATAATTAAAGAATTCATCTAAGGCTCCACAGTAAACTAATTTTTTATATAACAAGGAGTCTTTAATTTTAAAGAAATCCGTTTTTAGTTTCACTGTAATATTTGGATGTTTTAAGATATTCTCAAATAATTTTGTATAACCATGTAAAGGCATTCCTTGATATACATCTGTAAAATAACGGTTATCAAAATTTTCTCTAATAGGAATACGGGCAGTCACAGACTTATCTAGTGCTGCAGGATAAACTCCCCACTGCTTTTTGGTATAGTTTTTAAAAAATTTTTCAAAAAGCTCAACTCCAATTCTAGAAATAATAATATCTTCTGAAGTTTTAATATTTTTTTTATTAACTTTAACTTTATTAAAAAACTCATGAATAGTAAAAACGTTGTAGTTAGTACCATATAGTTGGTTAATAGTATTAATATTAATAGGCATTGGCAGTAGCTTGCCATCTATAAAAGTTAATACATAATGTTGAAAATAATGCCAAGCAGTATATAAAGATAAAAAATCCCATACTTTTTTATGGTTAGTATGAAAAATATGAGGGCCATATTGATGAATTAAAATTCCATCTGAATTGTAACAATCAAAGGCATTGCCAGCAATATGAGAGCGTTTATCTATAATGCACACCTTAGCATTATGTTTTTCAGCAACTAAACGTGCCAATACG
Protein-coding sequences here:
- a CDS encoding Putative vitamin uptake transporter — protein: MMNYKLKYKIRTVDFYLIILLLLFSVCSHLIAAKIIILPCTNIPLMSSTFTYMFVFPLTDLVRAYSTKLNALKFFVIEMVFIIILIIMSYLLTLSPSPLWALQYDFNRLFYLAFAIYKANFIGILGSMICDILLFSFLFDKILKRVIGIYWNFIFSSIISSIIAMLIYVYITDYIFLYKMYPSYWLKITNYNFVSDIIMIIFYSLICSIIFKCVNYYLGKE
- the uvsE gene encoding UV DNA damage endonuclease translates to MLTNIQNKILYKIDEFKCSHKLFVTLTSLKLEHNRVKVYYKFKCKFTKVQKFDLSNLSLQNLEFNQQDQILLYRIQGVYIYLHTYGKIAEMNHFLESINDELQA
- a CDS encoding helix-turn-helix transcriptional regulator, whose translation is MLKQTFSERLKSVMRQKNISPTELEKMSGVTRQAITYILNNNLNKSKLSLKLALALNVSHDWLAEGVDDKSFISINEIFVFHDIYLLMSYLVSNNVSTITEKSVTHNIKLKENDFVFNSSDSNIYYYCSRNQTIKSKKYLELDVQKNKIIIVEKLTSTPFCFPIVEVKEILVN
- a CDS encoding Protein methyltransferase is translated as MKDLKRTFPSWHYAMLSDKKRNEQIKYSIKSINLIGKSVFEIGSGAGLVALLFAKYGAKKVLTCEENQQLFEITKLLIKENGYEHIITVINKNSKDVIEQGLLDFQPDIIFTETLDCGVIGEGYYSISQDISKIKTENTIILPHIINQFGFLVSSESMQSLNYIAHNTLSFDLSLINQYSTKNYFPIRLKNYDYKKLSHDISIKNYKYIPEQSDIKSIKFRALQDSFCHGLVSYFEAYFGNYTVTNHISEGNHWHQAFHPLKVPVFLTKDQKYELKINKNLEIKII
- a CDS encoding helix-turn-helix transcriptional regulator, which codes for MSSQNNIFKNNNIYKEAVLNFVDSTLFNDTHDRYEEKLFCRKIKPQLLEKLDFSSPLKINGISSFSALYANRVLFAMNDTDFLYLPEDNETLNFDDFTEFYNPARVGSAYIAMPYLENYLFSFLKDEIIISDNWDLKLVEKYFSDYANDIKNIKTSETAEAIRTSKNPKNSAKELLIQLAPDFLIESSPMARYTPGSYGNISSALFKVIIDELGYGDFSKKHSTLFKDTLQSVGLSRTPHKYWQYYLNGSLLLANYYNMITRVKRNIFKYIGAIYLAETTFITSCKIWMDVLKEALPGIDTLYFSEHCHIDHHHSKTVLNEIVLPTIVKYGNQAANEIVRGFEEAKLIGEIADKDFIEQIAWKDNADKNIKLFKNIFEKVKKEALKGNVKTQKFLEPKGELSITHSHDQDELCYIRSGQMEFLNGFEKSTILKSSEGIIINKNRLHGAIIQSSNCEYEIYTIENINKWL
- a CDS encoding Transmembrane secretion effector, with product MDKIEKSNFYKLWAGQSIGLIGIQITTVSLPIFAIEVLHASNSMASLLRFAILFPQLLLALIAGVIVDIFNRKNMMLACDMCQGIIYFIIFILSYTNLISFSVLVFCIFISGIFSTFFQVAYSSFIPDIITKQNDIKAANSKLYISESMALILGPMISGLVISYIGFSSFFIVNAFTYFVSFAFVVFIRNYISHKARHKEELKNINLKKIYTDILEGLIFVRKNPYIEPIVSCGFIYCFSKSIFSIVLILYLYQKMVLSPVLIGVIIGAPSIGLVLGSIIATSLSKYFNDAFTLVLGATMTGIGIFLISIMGYFELVYLMIVFGIFHGIGEGIFAPLSFAIRQIHSPANMIGRITAVQRTFVYGAFPLGSLAASILLLYVDLSTTLIIGGVGALLCVIPLTRRAILQDVKSLLHKP
- a CDS encoding ATP-grasp domain-containing protein; this encodes MNKKIAIIVDPFSSGALYANLFKKQEIKCVALLSNFPNQDAFRSSIIEKDFDEILKEEDFNFYSLVKYIKSLNPITILPGCELGVFLSEKLINKIIPEFKNTTNLINARVNKWDMYNAISNNNLANIKQIATNNINEALLWIGRTNLINKDLVLKPTQSLRTNGVTKVTKIQDFQNAFYQLISDRNIAGFKNKQVLIQEYTKGPEYIIDSFSYEGIHSIANICKYKKIDNGNFMAVYDNMIWVNHTDSVVNELILYAKSVLNTLGVKFGASHMEIILSNEGPKLVEVGMRPHGGGHANFSRVATGDSQIDRAVNYFSSYGKNTPDNFYKLQINFMIVFLIAKKIATIKNLFILDEIKKLDSFFSSYIQLKEGEIVYPTKDLSNSLDLGFIALCHKNSKQIEQDYKKIRLLEKQIFI
- the ogt gene encoding Methylated-DNA--protein-cysteine methyltransferase yields the protein MTFNNPHYIGVNTTKILCKPNCKDLTKVAESHKIVFATLAEAHTKNFIKCSKCFHKSSKILRDNLLRAEFKSIMDTPIGQLTFLFHHNNLSQILFDNDKDLLAKTKHIPLNNNYPSFQIVENIFTKYFKKEKVDFTNIPIKITGTSFQQQVFQGLSHIKYGEAISYKSFSEKYFKLSQLRAVSSQIGKNPLPIIFPCHRVIGSNNSLTGFFGGLDKKQKLLALEGNINTWK
- the entS gene encoding Enterobactin exporter EntS, which gives rise to MLINRNYTLLFIAQFITVLGNWLLLVAVPIYIFQTTGSSFMMSVAYAIEILATVFIMPFGGVFSDLINRHKILYGGDFISCLIALILVICLWFKPTSILLLLPLLFILAAIGSVQHPAFQGKVPEIVNKNQLGNANSYFAFINQFMSMLGPLIGVTIISFLGVINAIIVDAFSYLVSAIILLFIQYEYIKQATVINLAKIFSDLKKGWQYTFAHPLMGSATIMFTVYCISLGLIQGSIYFFLLHVLSFSNSQLGIVLAVRGLGAVIGALLTPKVNKYFAKGRFMLWCIILSAIGVSLHMATKNLIAISLLGGFCMFCEGMIAVTMFTLRHHTVPQNMLGKVVGISRPMSWATIPLGAVIGGYYIGINYYIVFIIAVISQLAAFAVGFFSPLNQSDKEIYKS
- the alkA gene encoding DNA-3-methyladenine glycosylase 2, with the protein product MNSTMFYSIELPLPKSYQFNYWLSCNEKRAITNIEQVIGSSYYRRSWFNKDVFCKISFKDNNCIVELHGIKLNQEEEKWLLQKITVMLGFEVNYKTINNHFQFIEGFKEIYNNDLCIPIQKSWGIYEAIIRAIMSQLVTTKAANTMLNNFFNLLLQTKKDINNFKHYFVLSPQLLDISKLKSITCFSKQKQRAIVEVTNIFLETPTLEDKIFTYEEIQELLLPIKGIGKWTCASVALRNTVDNNIFIENDYSINKWLQKHNLNVDNIKNKVQPYSSYFSNYIWFLLEQHS
- the rfbD gene encoding UDP-galactopyranose mutase yields the protein MQYDYLIVGAGFAGTVLARLVAEKHNAKVCIIDKRSHIAGNAFDCYNSDGILIHQYGPHIFHTNHKKVWDFLSLYTAWHYFQHYVLTFIDGKLLPMPININTINQLYGTNYNVFTIHEFFNKVKVNKKNIKTSEDIIISRIGVELFEKFFKNYTKKQWGVYPAALDKSVTARIPIRENFDNRYFTDVYQGMPLHGYTKLFENILKHPNITVKLKTDFFKIKDSLLYKKLVYCGALDEFFNYKHGKLPYRSLDFQFKTYNQEKYQNAPVVNYPNDYDFTRITEYKYLTNQKHAKTTVSFEFSKSEGEPYYPIPTSENFNIVAKYQEEVSKLKDTLFIGRLAEYKYYNMDNVILRAIEEFEKIKV